In the genome of Streptomyces sp. SAI-127, the window GTGCTCGGCGCCTCGTTCAAGCCGAGCAAGGACATCATCGCCAGCATCGACCTGCTGCCGTCCAAGCCGGTCTGGGCGAACTTCTCCGGTCTCGCCGACGGCATCTCCGGCATCTCCATCGGCAGCTTCTTCACGAACTCGCTGATGTACGCGGGCCTGGCCGTGGCCGGTGTCGTGATCTCCAGCTCACTGACCGCGTACGCCTTCGCCAAGATCCGGTTCGCCGGGCGGAACCTGCTGTTCACGCTGATGATCGGCACGCTGCTGCTGCCGTATCACGTGCTGCTCATCCCGCAGTACGTGATGTTCCGCAAGCTGGAGCTCGTCGACACGCTGGTGCCGCTCGTGGCAGGCAAGTTCCTGGCGACGGAGGCCTTCTTCGTCTTCCTGATGGTGCAGTTCATGCGCGGACTGCCGCGCGAGCTGGACGAGGCCGCCAAGCTCGACGGCTGCGGGCACCTGAGGACCTACTGGTCGATCGTGCTGCCGCTGTGCCGCCCGGCCCTCATCACCAGCGCCATCTTCACCTTCATCAACGCGTGGAACGACTTCATGGGGCCCTTGATCTACCTCAACACCCCCGAAAAGTACACCGTCTCGCTCGGTCTGATGATGTTCCGCGACCAGGAGGGCATCTCCAACTACGGCAGCATGATCGCGATGTCCCTGGTGGCGCTGGTGCCGGTCATCGCCTTCTTCATGGCCTTCCAGCGCTACCTCATCGACGGCATGGCGACGTCCGGACTGAAGTGAGGCGGTCAGCATGGCGCAAGCGCGTGTGAAGGCGCGTCGCAGGGCATCCGTGTTCGGCGGCGAGCGCTTCGCTCTCTTCGCCGAGACCCTGCTCACCGGCGTGTGGATCGCGGTGGCCTGTCTCGGACTCGTCACCTACCCGGCGGCCTTCGCCGCCGGGGCACGGCATCTGCGGCGTCGTACGGGCCATGAGGGCGGTGGCTGGCGGGAGTTCGTCGCGGACTTCCGTACGGCGGTACGGCGCGGGTGGCTCGTCGGGGTCGCCGGGTGGGTCGCGGCGGCCGCGGTCTGGGTGGACGTCCAGGCCGCGCGGGCCGGCATCCCCGGTGGCCCTCTCGTCGGGGCAGTCGGACTGTTCGCGCTGATCGGCCTCGCGGTGGCCGGGCTGCGCGCGGCGGCGGTCTGGGCGCCGGGCGCCTCCTGGCGGGCGCTGCTGGCGGACGCCGTACGCCGGACCCTGCGCGACCCCGCCGGGTCCTTCCTGATCGTCGCCGGTCTGGCCGTCGTGGCCCTGTCCGCAGGGTTCGTCGCGCCGCTGGCGGTCCCGGTCCTGGGGGCCGTCGCGGCGGCGGCCGTCGCCGTGGAGGAGCGCTACCGGCGCCGCTGACGCGCGGTGCCCCCGATCCAGGTCGGCGCCCCGGGCGCCGTACCTCTCTCTGTCATGCCCCTGACCAGCCGCACATGGAAGGAATGGCCATGTCCCCCATCCCCCGCAGGTCCATCCTCAAAGCCGCCGCCGTCGCCGGTGCCGCCGCGCAGTTCAGCTGGGCGTTGGGAGCCAAGGACGCGCAGGCCGCGCCGAGAGCCGCCGAGGCCGACGACTCTCCCGTGACCCTGGACTGGCTGGAGGACGGCGGCCTCGGTGCCGCGCCCGGCTCCACCGTCGGTGTCCCCTGGCCGAAGGGTGTCTATCAGGAGGACCAGAAGTTCGCGGTCACGGACGCCGACGGCAAGGCCGTGCCGGTTCAGTCCTGGCCGATCGCCTACTGGCCCGACGGCTCGCTCAAGTGGACCGCCCACGCGGTCAGTTCGGGCAACGGCAAGCTGTCGTTGAGCGCCGGTGACGCCGCCGTACCCGACAAGAAGGTCACCGTCGACAAGAGCGGCGGCACGATCACCGTCTCCACCGGGGTCATCACCGCCAGGATCGGCAAGTCGGGCGCCACCCTCATCAAGTCGGTCACCCGCGGCTCGACGGAGATCGCCAGGAACGGGCGGCTCGTGCTGATCCGCCAGCCCGAGATCGAGGACGAGGACCAGGGCACGGTCAAGACCGAGCGCTTCGAGGGGGCCGTCTCCGAGGTCACCGTCGAGCAGTCGGGCCCGGTCCGCGCGGTCGTCAAGATCGACGGCAAGCACCGCAAGGGCAGCCGGAGCTGGCTGCCGTTCTCGATCCGGCTCTACTTCTACGCGGGCGCCGACTCCTTCCGCATGGTGCACACCATCACCTACGACGGCACCCAGGAACCCGGCAAGGCGAGCGGCGACTTCATCCGCGGCCTCGGCGTCCGCTTCACCGTGCCGATGCGCGACCAGTCCTACGACCGGCACATCCGCATCGGCGGTGAGGGCACCGGTCTGCTGCGCGAGGCCGTCAAGGGCATCACCGGTCTGCGCCGTGACCCCGGTGCCGCCGTCCAGGCCGCCCAGTACGCGGGCGAGAAGCTGCCTGACCCGGCGACCTGGGACCAGCGGGTCACCACCCGGCTCCAGTACATCCCGGAGTGGGGCGACTACACCCTCTCCCAGCTCTCCGCCGACGGCTTCACCCTGCGCAAGCGCACCAAGAAGGGACACGGCTGGGTCGGCGCCGGCGGCGGCAGGCGCGCCTCCGGCTTCGGATACGTCGGTGGCGTCAGCGGTGGACTCTCCTTCGGCCTCAGGGACTTCTGGGAGAAGCACCCCGCCCAGCTCGACATCCGCGACGCCCAGACCGACGAGGCCGAGGTCACCCTCTGGCTCTGGTCGCCCGAGGCGCAGCCCATGGACCTGCGCTTCTACCACGACGGCATGGGCCAGGACACCTTCGCGGAGCAGCTCGAAGGCCTCAACATCACCTACGAGGACTACGAGCCGGAGTTCGGCACGCCCTACGGCATCGCCCGCACGTCGGAACTGCTGTTCTGGGCCAACGAGTCGACGCCGTCGCCGCAGGCCCTGGCCCGACAGGTCGAGGCCGTCAGGGTGTTGCCCCAGCTCGCCGCACCGCCCAAGCAGCTCATCAAGGCGAAGGTCTTCGGGCCGGGCCTGTACTCCGAGCCCGACCGCTCGACCCCGGCCAAGGCGAAGATCGAGGACCACCTCGACTTCCTCTTCACCTACTACAAGGACCAGGTGGAGCAGCGCCGTTGGTACGGCTTCTGGGACTACGGCGACATCATGCACACCTATGACACCGTCAGGCACCAGTGGCGGTACGACATCGGTGGCTACGCCTGGGACAACTCCGAGCTGTCGCCGGACCTCTGGCTCTGGTTCGCGTACATCAGGTCGGGTCGCGCGGACATCTTCCGGTTCGCCGAGGCCATGACGCGGCACACCGGTGAAGTGGACGTGTACCACCTGGGGCAGTGGGCAGGACTCGGCACCCGGCACGGTGTGCAGCACTACGCCGACAGCGCCAAGCAGCAGCGCATCGCCAACACGACGTACCGGCGCTACTACTACTTCCTCACCGCGGACGAGCGCGTCGGCGACCTCATGCACGCCAACGTGGACTCCGACGAGACGTTCCTCGTGCTCGACCCGCTGCGCAAGGTCCGCACCGACCCCTACACGCCCGACCGGCACGCCCTGTCGGTCGGTTTCGGCACGGACTGGAGCGGGCTGGTCTCCGCCTGGCTCACCGAGTGGGAGCGCAAGGGCCCCAAGTGGGAGAAGGCCAAGGCCCGCGTGCTGTCGACGATGGAGGGCATCGCCGCCCAGCCCAACGGCTTTGTGCAGGGAAGCGGACTGTACGACCTCGACACGGGCAAGTTCGCGGTGGCCTCGGCGCCCGTCGTCGGCGTCTCGCACCTCTCCGCCGTGTTCGGGCTCAACGAGCTGTGCGCCGAGCTCATCGACCTCGTCGACATGCCGAAGTTCAACGAGGCGTACTTCGACTACTGCCGCTACTTCAACGCGACCAAGGCCGAGCAGGCGGCACGTTACGGGTCCAACTTCGGGTCACTGCTGCTGTTCCAGGGGCACTCGCGGCTGGACGCGTACGCGGCTGTGAAGACCGGGGACGCGAAGCTGGCCACGCGCGCGTGGGAGAAGTTCTACAACTCCGACGGGTACAAGGAGTCCGCGCCCTGGAAGACGGAGGCGTTGAGCGGTCCGGCCTCCCTGGTGTCGGGTAGTGAGGCGGCCTGGGTGTCGACGAATGACACCGCGTTGTACGGGCTCGCCGCCATCGAGAACCTGGCGTTGCTCGGGGACAGGATGCCGTAACGGTTCGTGGGGAACTGCGGGCCCGTTGTGGCTGGTCGCGCAGTTCCCCGCGCCCCTGAAGGGGCGCTTCAGTGCATCTTGGTCAGGATGCTCCGCACTCGTCGGGCATCCCTCAGGCGTTGTTCGTACGTCGCTCCCAGGGCCAGGAGTAGGAGGCCGGCCAGGGCCGGGGGCACCCAGCGGGGGAGGGCGTCGGTCACCTGGACGATGTACGGGGCCAGTTCGTGCAGGGCGTCCAGGAGCAGTACCGCGCCGCCCAGCAGGAGCGGGGCCTGGAGGTGGTGGCGGGCGCCTGCCAGGGTGACCAGCAGGGCCGCCACACCGAGCAGCAGAGGGCGCGTCCAGTGCGGGTCGCCCCAGGCCGCGAAGAGGCTCGGTACGAGAGTGGCGGCCAGACCTGGGGCGTACGCCGTCCAGGACGAGGTCTGCGGGTCGCGGCGGTGGCGCAGGGCACCGACCAGCAGCGCGGGAATCGTGACCGGGAGGGTGTAGGCCTCCGGGGTGTCCACCTCCCAGGCCGCCAGACGGACCCAGGTGGCCGCGAGGAACAGGGCCGCGGCCGCGTAGCCGACGGGGCGGCGGTCGCTACGGATCGCCGTGCCCGCGGTGATCACTCCGCACAGGGCCAGGACCGTGGCGAGCAGGGGCAGGTCCGTCGCCGCCAGTGCGATGGCGAGGACTCCCGCCGTTGCTCCGGCCGCCTCGGCCGGCACGGTGGCCTTCGAGTCGCCGAGGCGCCCGGTGAGGAGGGCCGCGGCCGCGGGGACCACCAGGACCAGCAGGGCGGTGTGCGGCGGCGACCAGTCCGCGGCGGATCCGATCGCGACGGCCAGCGCGGCACCGTAGGCGAGAGCGGTGGGGGCGGTGAAGGGCGCCAGGCGCCATGAGGCCGCCGTGAACAGCGCGACCAGGCCACTGAGCACAGTGAGCGTCGCCGTCTGGGAGGCGAGGGCGAGGCAGGCGAGGCTCGCGGAAGTGCCCAGTGCCAGGACCAGGGCGGTGAGGCGCTGCCGTGGGAACACGGCTGCCGTGAGGATTCCGGCCGTCGTGGCGCCTTCGATCAACAGGCCCGCGACGTAGGGGAGTTCGAGCACGGCAGGGAGGGTGATCGCGGTGGCCCAGGCCAGGCCCAGCGCGCCTGCCGTCGCCTTTGGCCGCCAGGCCGTGTCCCGTACCGCCAGGGCCAGTACGGCCGCGACGGCCGCCAGGACGAGCGGTGCCGCCTCCGCGTGCGGCGGCCAGGTCACGTCGACGGTCACCGCGCTGCGAGCGTCCGACGGGGCACCGGTCCACGCCCGCGAGGTCCAGGCGAGCGGGCCCAGCACGACGACGCCGACGGCCGGCAGGGCCCACAGCAGGGACAGCGCCTGTACGGCTCCGGCGGCCCAGGCCAGACCCCGCCGTACCGCGTCCGGCAGCCGGTCGAGCCTGAGCGCCGCCAACAGGGCGATTCCGAAGGCCAGATGGGCCGGAACGGTCCACAGTTCGGGCAGCAGGGACCGTGCCGTGCCGCCGAGCGCGACCACCGCGAGGAGCCCGGAAACGGTGGCGAGCCCGAGGGCCTGCCCGTTCGCCCGCGCTGCCGTGCGACCGCCCTGCCACGCGGCGGCCAGCGCGATCGCGCTCGCGAGGAGAAGGAGCGCCGCCGCACGGGCGGCGGCGCTCGGGCCGGAGGCTGTCCAGGTCAGCAAGCCGGCCGCCAGTGCGCCCCAGGCGCCCACTCCGTACGCGCCGATCGCGGCGACCACGCGTACGGAACGGGGCGTCGTCCGGAGCGCCACAACCGCGTCGAAACCGGCCGTCACCAGGAGCGCGGCCGTGAGACCGTAGGAGCCTGCGTCGGCCGCGATCGCCCAGAAGAACAGCGGGAGTTGGGCCGCGACCAGGGCGGCCGGGCGGGGCAGGCGCAGGTCCGTGGCGCCCGGCAGGAGGCCGTACGCCGTCCAGAGCGCCGCGAGGAGGGCCGAGGCGACCGCCGTGTACGGCGCCCCGGAGGTCTCCGGGAAGACGGCCCCGTGCAGCGCGACCGCGTCCAGGACCGTCAGTGCCAGCCCCAGGCCCGCCACGGACTCGGCCGTCGAGCGCAGCCCGCGCTTCAGCAGCGGGAGCGGTGCGGCGAGCGCGGCCATCGTGACCGCCCCGAGGACCAGGGTCCGGCCGGTGATCCCCAGGTGACCCCAGCTGACCAGGGTGAACACCATCGCGGCGATCGTGAGCAGGACACCGCCGAGCAGCAGGAGCACGTTCTGCACGCTCGGTGCGCTCGCCTCGGGGCGAGGGGATGCGGCGGGCCTCGGCCCGGTCGGCTGCGGCGCCTGCCAGTTCGGCTGGAGCGCCGCGACCAGCCAGGCCCGGCGGGCCAGCAACTGGGCCCGGCGAGCGTCCAGTTGCCACAGCTCGGCGTCGAGGAGGCGGAGCTCCTCGGCCGGGGGCGGGATGTGCGTCATGCCCTGAAGTGTGGGCTGGGTCACGCGGCGCGACATGAGTACGCGTACTCAAAACCTACTCGGATCCGATGCCAGACTCTCTCCATGGACTGGACCCGATACCGCTTCCGCAGCCAGTGGTCCCTGCCCGCGAAGCCCGCCGTCGTCTACGACGTGCTGGAGCGTGCCGAGGAGTATCCGCGCTGGTGGCCCCAGGTGCGCGAGGTGCGACGGCTCGACGACACCAGCGGCGTGATCACGATCCGGGCCGTGCTGCCGTACGACCTGGTCTTCACCGCGCGCGAGGTGCGCCGCGATCCTGAGGCCGGGGTGCTGGAGATCGCGATGGACGGCGATCTCGACGGCTGGGCGCGCTGGACGATCACCGCGGACGGGGACGGCAGCCTCGCCCACTACGACCAGGTCACCGAGGTGAACAAACCGCTGCTCCGGCGCTTCGCCGTGCCCGGACGGCCGGTCTTCCTGGCCAACCACCGATTGATGATGCGCGCCGGACGGCGGGGGCTCGTCGCCTACCTGGAAGCGGTTTGAAGGAAACCCGCGGGGACCTGTATTGTTCAGTGCGTTCCCGGGCGATTAGCTCAGTGGGAGAGCGCTTCGTTCACACCGAAGAGGTCACTGGTTCGAACCCAGTATCGCCCACCCGGAAAAGACCGGTCTGCATTCGCAGGCCGGTTTTTTGTGTCCAGTTGGGGGGCGGCATGAGTGGTGGGACAGTTAGACGGAGACCGCGGAAGGCGGTCTCGATACGACGGCGCAGGGTGCGGTCTCTGGTCGTCATGCTTGTCGTCCTGGCGGTGTTCGGTGGGGTCGCCGCTCTGGCGCAGACCCTCGCGAACAGGGAGCGGGTCAACTCCATGTGGGTCGGCGCCGAGATACGTGCCGACGGCAGTGCCCGGATCACCGAGGTCATCGACTACGACTTCGGGCACTCGGGGGACTCGCACGGCATCTACCGGGACGTGCCGGGTTCACCCTTCGAGGGGGACGACGTGAGCGTCAGCCTGGACGGTCACAAGGTCCCCTGGGAGGACACGTACGGCGACTACTACCGGGACGTGACGGGCGAGGAGCAACTCGCCGACCGGCTCAAGGTGGGCGACCCCGACCGCCTGGTCAGCGGCGTGCACCGCTACCGCATCCAGTACACGCTCCCCGAGGTGGTCAAGGGCGGCAGACTCGCGTGGGACGCGGTCGGCACGGGCTGGAAGGTCGACCGATCCCGGGTGGAGATCCACGTCGTGGACGCCCACGGGTTCAGCGGTCTGCGCTGCCGGCACGGCAGTTGGGACAAGGGCAGGCCCTGCACGGCACTGCAGAGTGAACCGGGGCACCTCGTCGTCCGGCTCGACGAACTCAAGGGCAGCGAGGGCCTCACCCTGTACGCCACCCCCGCGAAGACCAGGCTCACCGGTGCGGCTGCCCTGCCCGCGGCGCCTTCCGGCAAGGCCGTGGGCACGACCCTTCCGCATCCGATGCGCAACGGAGGTCTCTTCCTCGCCGTCGCGCTGGCCTGCGCCGCGCTGACCATCTGTGCGCTGCGGATCGTGGGGCGCGACCGTCTGGCGGAGGACGGCGGGCGAGTACGCCGGGTCGAGGTCGAACGGCTCGCCCGCACTGTCATCCCGTCCGCCACACCACCCGAGGAGCTGACTCCGGCGCAGGGCGGGCTCCTGCTCACCGAGAGCGTCGACAAACGGCACAAGGTGGCCTGGCTGCTCACCGCCGCGGCTGACGGGCACCTCACCATCCAGGGGGACGAGAAGCACCCGGTCCTGCGGCGGCGCGACTCCGGGGAGCGGATGGACCGGGAGGTGAAGGACGTCCTGAGCAAGATGTTCTCCGGCCGCAGCAGTCTGGCCCTCGGATCTCGCGACCACTGGTTCAGACAGGGCTGGGACGACCTCTCGGGAAAGCTGGAGAACTGGCGCACAGCGAGTGGCCTGTGGGACATGGCGGCCAAGAAGCGCGTCCTCGGATGGGGCGCGCTCGATGTGGTGGCGCTGCTCCTGGGCTTCGCCCTCGTGATCACCGGCGGCATCCTGAACGGCCGTCGGATCGCGGCCGGAACGCCCGTCCTGCTGGCGGGTGCCGTCGTCGCCGGCCTCGGCATCGCCGTCGCGGCACGCTCCTGGGAGCTGGACCGGCGCACCCCCCGCGGCACCGCCCTCTGGCTCCAGGTCGAGGCGTTCCGGCGCTACTTGGCCGACCCGAGCAGCTGCCCCGGCGAACTGCCCGTCGGAGAGCGGGCGGATCGCTACGCGGCCTGGGCGGTGGCGCTGGGCGTCGAGTCCGCCTGGGAACAGGCCGTCGACGCTGCCACGTCGAGACCGACCGCGGGGCGGCGCTTCTCGCTCGACCTCACCGACGTCCTGCTCGTCGCCGTCGTCCTGTCCGCGGCCAGCCCGCCCTCCAGCTCCGGTGGATCCAGCGGCTCGAGCGGCGGGGGTTCCTCCTCCGGAGACGTCGGCGGTGGCGCCGGCGGCGGAGGTGGCGGCTCCTGGTGAGTGCCTGGGTGCCCGGAGCGGGGCCCTGCCATGTCACGCAGGGTCCCGTGCCACGCCCCGCCTTGTTCCGCCGCCGGTTCCGTCACGCCGCCGCCGGCAGATCCGGGCGCAGCGGCCACGCCGGATCCACCGACTCCTCCGACCCGCTGCGCGCGAACCACGCCTGCAGGCCCCGCGCCTGGGCCGCGTGCCACACCGCCTGCAGGTTGTGCAGCTCCGGTGGTGCCAGCCGCTCCAGCCGGGCGGCGAAGCGGCGCCCCAGCGCCCGTACGACATCCAGCGAGGCCTGCGCGTCGGCCGCCGCGTCGTGCGCGCCCGCCAGTTCGACGCCGTAGTGCTCACACAGGTCCGTGAGGGTGCGGCGGCCCTTGCGGTAGCGGTCCAGATGCTTGTCGAGAACCCGCGGATCCAGCACCAGCAGCGGTGCGGAATCGAGCCAGCGGTCCAGGGACGAGGCGCGGTGGCGGCGCAACTCCCGGTCCAGCAGCGTCAGATCGAACGGAGCGTTCATCACCACCAGCGGACGGCCCGCCGCCGCCTGCTCGGCCAGCGTCTCGGCTATCTCGAACATCACCGGCGCCGGCCAACGGCCGTTGAGCTGGAGATGTTCGTCCGTCAGCCCGTGCACCGCCGTCGCCCCGGCGGGCACCGGCACACCCGGATTGACCAGCCACCGGCTCACCCGCGGCCGGGTGCCCGCCGCGTCCTGGACGACGACGGCGGCCGACACGATCCGGTCGGTCTCGACGTCCACGCCGGTGGTCTCGGTGTCGAAAGCGGCCAGGGGCCCTTCGTACCAGCACGTCATAGCTTCACAACCCCTCGTTCACCCACGGCAGCTGACGCCCCGTCTTCTGCCCGTTTGGTGATACCCGGGCTGTTTGCGCCGTACGCCGGAAGGACACAACAGGAGTACGGGTCTTTGCAGTTCAGCGGCTCGGCGCGGGATTCATGTGGCCCATGTGTGGGCATGTCACTTGGCTTGGAAGGCTGTTGGTCATGGCGATAGCGCAGCCCGAGCGGGGCGGGCTGCTGCCCGAACGCACGGGCCCTCTTCGCGGCACGCTCGCCACCACCGCCTGCATGGAGACACTGCAGGTGGGCTATCTGCACGCCGTCGCGGCGGCGGCCGGCTGCTCGTTGTCGCAACCCTTCCCGGACAACGGCATCGACTGGCACGTCAGCCACGGCTCGCCCGGACACACCGTCGACGACGAGGTCACCATCAAGGTGCAGCTCAAGTGCACCTACCAGGTCGCGCCCAACCCACCGGGCCGCTTCTTCTCCTTCACACTCGACAACGACCATCTGCGCAAACTCGCCCGCACGCCGGTGTCGGTCCACAAGATCCTGGTGGTCATGCTCGTGCCGCGCACCCAGGACGACTGGCTGCGCGCCGGCCACGACCGCCTGGACCTCAGACACTGCTGCTACTGGGTCAACCTGGCCGGCCACGCGATCACCGGCCGGACCCGGACCACCGTGCGGATCCCCACCAACCGCATCTT includes:
- a CDS encoding carbohydrate ABC transporter permease; amino-acid sequence: MTTVSTPVVRTANERRRTGSIAWHVGALAVLAVVLYPVIWVLGASFKPSKDIIASIDLLPSKPVWANFSGLADGISGISIGSFFTNSLMYAGLAVAGVVISSSLTAYAFAKIRFAGRNLLFTLMIGTLLLPYHVLLIPQYVMFRKLELVDTLVPLVAGKFLATEAFFVFLMVQFMRGLPRELDEAAKLDGCGHLRTYWSIVLPLCRPALITSAIFTFINAWNDFMGPLIYLNTPEKYTVSLGLMMFRDQEGISNYGSMIAMSLVALVPVIAFFMAFQRYLIDGMATSGLK
- a CDS encoding Tat pathway signal sequence domain protein codes for the protein MSPIPRRSILKAAAVAGAAAQFSWALGAKDAQAAPRAAEADDSPVTLDWLEDGGLGAAPGSTVGVPWPKGVYQEDQKFAVTDADGKAVPVQSWPIAYWPDGSLKWTAHAVSSGNGKLSLSAGDAAVPDKKVTVDKSGGTITVSTGVITARIGKSGATLIKSVTRGSTEIARNGRLVLIRQPEIEDEDQGTVKTERFEGAVSEVTVEQSGPVRAVVKIDGKHRKGSRSWLPFSIRLYFYAGADSFRMVHTITYDGTQEPGKASGDFIRGLGVRFTVPMRDQSYDRHIRIGGEGTGLLREAVKGITGLRRDPGAAVQAAQYAGEKLPDPATWDQRVTTRLQYIPEWGDYTLSQLSADGFTLRKRTKKGHGWVGAGGGRRASGFGYVGGVSGGLSFGLRDFWEKHPAQLDIRDAQTDEAEVTLWLWSPEAQPMDLRFYHDGMGQDTFAEQLEGLNITYEDYEPEFGTPYGIARTSELLFWANESTPSPQALARQVEAVRVLPQLAAPPKQLIKAKVFGPGLYSEPDRSTPAKAKIEDHLDFLFTYYKDQVEQRRWYGFWDYGDIMHTYDTVRHQWRYDIGGYAWDNSELSPDLWLWFAYIRSGRADIFRFAEAMTRHTGEVDVYHLGQWAGLGTRHGVQHYADSAKQQRIANTTYRRYYYFLTADERVGDLMHANVDSDETFLVLDPLRKVRTDPYTPDRHALSVGFGTDWSGLVSAWLTEWERKGPKWEKAKARVLSTMEGIAAQPNGFVQGSGLYDLDTGKFAVASAPVVGVSHLSAVFGLNELCAELIDLVDMPKFNEAYFDYCRYFNATKAEQAARYGSNFGSLLLFQGHSRLDAYAAVKTGDAKLATRAWEKFYNSDGYKESAPWKTEALSGPASLVSGSEAAWVSTNDTALYGLAAIENLALLGDRMP
- a CDS encoding SRPBCC family protein — its product is MDWTRYRFRSQWSLPAKPAVVYDVLERAEEYPRWWPQVREVRRLDDTSGVITIRAVLPYDLVFTAREVRRDPEAGVLEIAMDGDLDGWARWTITADGDGSLAHYDQVTEVNKPLLRRFAVPGRPVFLANHRLMMRAGRRGLVAYLEAV
- a CDS encoding DUF2207 domain-containing protein, which encodes MRSLVVMLVVLAVFGGVAALAQTLANRERVNSMWVGAEIRADGSARITEVIDYDFGHSGDSHGIYRDVPGSPFEGDDVSVSLDGHKVPWEDTYGDYYRDVTGEEQLADRLKVGDPDRLVSGVHRYRIQYTLPEVVKGGRLAWDAVGTGWKVDRSRVEIHVVDAHGFSGLRCRHGSWDKGRPCTALQSEPGHLVVRLDELKGSEGLTLYATPAKTRLTGAAALPAAPSGKAVGTTLPHPMRNGGLFLAVALACAALTICALRIVGRDRLAEDGGRVRRVEVERLARTVIPSATPPEELTPAQGGLLLTESVDKRHKVAWLLTAAADGHLTIQGDEKHPVLRRRDSGERMDREVKDVLSKMFSGRSSLALGSRDHWFRQGWDDLSGKLENWRTASGLWDMAAKKRVLGWGALDVVALLLGFALVITGGILNGRRIAAGTPVLLAGAVVAGLGIAVAARSWELDRRTPRGTALWLQVEAFRRYLADPSSCPGELPVGERADRYAAWAVALGVESAWEQAVDAATSRPTAGRRFSLDLTDVLLVAVVLSAASPPSSSGGSSGSSGGGSSSGDVGGGAGGGGGGSW
- a CDS encoding 3'-5' exonuclease → MTCWYEGPLAAFDTETTGVDVETDRIVSAAVVVQDAAGTRPRVSRWLVNPGVPVPAGATAVHGLTDEHLQLNGRWPAPVMFEIAETLAEQAAAGRPLVVMNAPFDLTLLDRELRRHRASSLDRWLDSAPLLVLDPRVLDKHLDRYRKGRRTLTDLCEHYGVELAGAHDAAADAQASLDVVRALGRRFAARLERLAPPELHNLQAVWHAAQARGLQAWFARSGSEESVDPAWPLRPDLPAAA
- a CDS encoding DUF4365 domain-containing protein gives rise to the protein MAIAQPERGGLLPERTGPLRGTLATTACMETLQVGYLHAVAAAAGCSLSQPFPDNGIDWHVSHGSPGHTVDDEVTIKVQLKCTYQVAPNPPGRFFSFTLDNDHLRKLARTPVSVHKILVVMLVPRTQDDWLRAGHDRLDLRHCCYWVNLAGHAITGRTRTTVRIPTNRIFDDRALCEIMTRVGTGGRP